Below is a window of Leptospiraceae bacterium DNA.
CGATACGGCAATGACAGTCATTAGTATTTTATAAAAAGCCTGTCTCCATTGATAGGTTTCAATTAAAGCAACAATTAAACCAATCCATATAGAAACTGTGAATGCCAGTAATGAATCCCTCAAAATTCCTCTTTTCTTAATTCTTTTAAAACCTGTTTTTTTACAATCCGTATAATTATCAGAGTAAGAGAAATTACGCTAAAAGAAACCGCTAAAGTAGTTACAACAATTGAATAAAAGTCTATATAGTTTCCCCTTACAAATTTTTTATCTTTTCTCAAAAATTGGTCAATCTTTTTCTATCGAAGACTTGTTGAAATTATTTTCTTATTATTTGCTTGACGACATTTAAAAAAATACTATAGAATAATAAGAGATGATTTTATAAATAAGTTGGAATAAAGAGGATAATAACAATGGAACAAATGCCAATATGGTTTATTATATGTGCTATTTTTGTTTTTGTAGGGGGTCTTTCTCTTATGGCTAAAGGTCTTGTCGGCATGATCGGAAATGAAAAAAAGGAGAGGTAAAGAAGGGAAGGGGTTTTTTCTTTTTTTTTTTTGGCTTTTGTTTTTTTGTTTTTTGTTGTTTTGGTTTTTTTTTTTAGAATTAAAAATATTTTGGGGGGTTTTTTTTGTTGTTTTTTTTTTTTTTTGTTTTTTTTTTTTTTTTTTTTTTTTTCTGGAAAAGAAGAAAATGATTAGCCTGTCGTTTTTAGTTCCAAAATATTCTTTATATAAAAAAATCTTTCGGATAATCGGGATTATCCCATTACACTGCATAGTCCTTGCAGACTATGCAGGAGGTATTTCGCTCCGTTGGAGCTTTAGAACTATAGCCCCGAATGGGGCGCAATACCTTTCGGCATGGGAGCAAGCCCTTGCCGATGTATTTGTAAAGAATCATTTTGAAGTATATTAGAATTATAATGGAATTTTTATATGAAAAATCTTTCGGATAATCGGCATTATCCAATTACACTGCATAGTCCTTGCAGACTATGCAGGAGGTATTTCGCTCCGTTGGAGCTTTAGAACTATAGCCCCGAATGGGGCGCAATACCTTTTGGCATGGGAGCAAGCCCTTGCCGATGTATTTGTAAAGAATCATCTTGCACTATACTATAATTAAAAGGAATCTTTTATGAAACCAATCATCCATCATAAACTACACCATCCAATCCACTCCCGCTTATCCCAACATGCTTCTTTCCTTTTCCTCTGACGGTTCTCTCCGCTATTGGGACAAGGACACCGGCAAACTCTTATTAACCCAACTGCTATTCAAAGAAGGAGAAAGCATTTATTATACAGCAGATGGATACTTTGATTTTACGGATAAGAAGGTGATGGATTATATTGCCTATACTTCGCCGAGTATTCAATCTGGATTTATTGATTTGCAGGATTTGTGGGAGGACTATAAGCGGGATGATTTGAAAGAGTCGGTTCTTGCGGGACGGTTTAAGCCTAAGAAGGGTTCGAATCTAATTCGCAGTGTCGAGACGACTCCTGTGATTAAGACTTTGTTTGATCCGCAGAAAACGATTTCACCGGATAAAGACAATTATCCAATGCGGATTCAGGTTTCGGAAAAGGGTAGTAGGCTTGGCTCGGTTGTAGTGTTTGTCAATGGTGTGCAGGTCGTGAATACTAAATTATCCGAAGAGTCAACTGAGAAAGATATGGAAATCAAGGAAGAGGAAACGTTAGACGGTAAATCCTTTCAATTGAAATTTCCGGTTCCTTTGAATTATGGCACGAATCGTGTGGAGATTAAAGCTTATAATGAATTTGGAATCCCTCAGAGCTATCCTGCTTTTGATTTAGAGCGCAGGACTCCGGCTAATCTTGTTTTGCCCAAGCCGAATCTCTATGTCTTGTCTGTTGGTGTCAATGAATACCAAAAGAACAAATTGAAATTCAGCGTCAAAGATGCAGAGGCTATGGCGGAAGTGCTTTCTAAAAACGGAAAGGAATTATACTCTGCCATTCACGTTAAAAAGCTCCTCGACAAAGACGCTACTAAAAAAGGAATCGAAGACGCACTTGCGGATATTGCGCGTAATGCGAAGCCGGAAGATGTTGTCTTGATTTATCTCAGCGGACATGGAAACAATGCCTCTTCGAGAGAAGTAAAAAGTCTTTTTTATTTCGTCCCCTTTGACTTTAACTGGTCTTCTGATTCCCAAGCCGAATACGTTGCGCGGGAACAAGGAATCGACGCTGAATACTTGAACGAAACATTTACCAAAATCAAATCGCATAAGGTAATCCTAATATTAGATGCCTGTCATTCTGGTTCCATCCAAACAGCCATGTTAGCAAAAGGCGAAGACGAAACAAAAGCTTCTCGCAAAGCCATGGACAGAATGGCAAATGGAACAGGACGTTTTATCTTCGCAAGCTCCGCCGGAAACGAACTCTCCCGCGAACACTCGGAAGCAGGTCATGGACTTTACACATACGTCTTGTTAAACGCTCTCGGCAAGAACACAGATAAAAAAATCCCAAACGCCGATTACATCAACGCCGACGGCTTCATCTATCTATCCGAAATCCGCTCCTACATCGAACAAAAATTTGAAGATCAAACCGAAAAGTATCTAACAGGCGTCAGACAATCTCCACCCTCCATGTCCCTCGGTCGAACAGGAATGCACGAACGAGTAAATGACTTCCCGCTCTTGAAAGTGAAGTAGGAAGACTGATTGCACACAGGGATGAGGATGTAATTAACGTGAGTTCGATGTAAAAATCGTCAGCCCCGAAATTTTCTGTCGGTAGTCCCGAAGCAGAGATTCCCGGCAAAGCCCGACTGAAGGTAAACGACAGAGATGGGCGGGAAATTTGGGAATTACACCTTAACACATTGTCAGATAATAATCTATCCGGCAATGAAAGAAGCCCATCCAAAGATCATCCAAAAGCTGACAAAGCCCAAGCATGGAGGGAAAATATGTCCACTAAAAGAAAACCCTCTCCAATCCTCAGTGCCTCCGGTGCAAATCTATTTGCCTTTCTTGTTTGAAAATTAGAATCTTGCGATATTTTTTAAACTTTTTTTAGATTTTCGTTGAAATTTTAAAGCATACTAAATCTTCTTTCCTAGAGAAATAGAATTTAGAGTTTTTTAAAAATAAAAAATTTACCTGAATATAAGATTCTACCGAAAATTTTAGCAGTAGACAGCAAACACTGAATTTACAATGTGTTTATTAAAACACTTTTAAATCCTGTATTTGAAACAAATAGCCGCAGGTGAATATGATTAGGAGTCGTTAGAATGAAAGTTTTCAGAATTGTTTTAGTTTTGTGTGTTTTAAATACATTTATTTTTGCCCAAGAGGAAAAAGGAGCTACAGGTTCCTCTGCAGCTACTGATGCCAAAGTGGCTGAAAGCAATGCAAGCACAGAAAGAATGTCGCAAGATGTTAAAAATTATTTTACTGCCGAAAAAGAAGCGTCTTTGTATTACATTGGAGCAGGGGCATTTACTACCTCTATGGGTCTTTATTATCGTAACCTCGCAGATAGTAATTATCCTGATCCTATAAGACCTTTTAACAAAAAAAGTGATTCTCCTTACAATCTTGGATTGTCTTATCCTTTATTAGGGGTTGGATTAATGCAGCTTGCTACCGGTGGGTTCATGTATTTTAAAAGCGATAAAAAAGCGAGAGACCTAGAGAAGGAGTTGGATGCGAATCCTTCTAGCTTCAGAGAGCAAGAATTAACAAGAATGGAAAACATTGCTTATTGGAATAAAATATTCCGTTACACAGAATACGCAATGATTGGTGGTGGTCTACTTGCTTATCGTGCAGGTGACCTGAGTGATAAAAAATATATGATAGGTTTAGGAACAGGTCTTTTTATTCAAGGCGTTGTTTCTTTAGCACTGGATTATTTTTCTAATAAGCGCGCTGACGGTTACAGAGAAAAACTTATCAACTTTAACTTTAGTTATTTACCTGCATCAAAAAATCAAAATGCTTACGCAATCAATAGCTTAGGAACAAATGGAACTAGCCTCAATGAAGGATACTACATGTTTACCTTTAGCTATAAACTAAAATAGTAAATCTTCCTAACATGAAAATGAAAGCCATAGTAGCGAGTCATAAATTCGCTGTGATGGCTTTTTCTTTTTAGGAATCCTATCTTTTCTGTTTCATTCGGTATTTTCCTGAATCTTCCTATTTTAATTTAAAAGAAAGAAAAACATTTGAAATTAATTCGTGAGAGCGAACAGTATGGCTTATGAGTAGGAAACAAATTTCATTTGATAGAATATTTCAAATTACTTCTATCATAAATTCTTCCCAGGATTTAAAGTCGCTTCTTGATACAATCATGGAAACGATTAAAGATGTATTAGACACAGAAGGATGTTCGCTCTTACTATACATAAAAGAAGAAGATTGTCTAATCTTTCATACTAGTCGAGGGGAAAAGAGTGATTTGCTACCTTCTCTAAAAGTTCCCAAAGGAAAGGGAATAGCAGGATTAGTTCTTGAGACGCTAGAGCCAATCATTGCAAATGATGCAGAATCGGATCCCAGAATCTACAGAGAAATCGATAGAAGCGTAGGCTTTGTTACCCGCAACCTAATTTGCGTTCCTATGATTGCACAAGGTGACGTGCAAGGCGTTGTAGAAGCAGTGAATACCGTAGATAGACAATGTTTCGATGAAAATGATGTTCATCTGTTGCAAAATTTATCTGATATGGCGGCAATTGCTATACGAAATCGGATACTAATGGATGAACTGCAAGAGAAGTTCAATGAAATAAATTGTCTATTAAAAGTAAGCCAGGCATTGCAGACGATTCCTAGTTTAGAGTATTTCTTGGAAATTGCTTTTCATTCTACGCTTGATTTGATTCAAGTAGAGAGGTTTTCTTTTGCCTATAAAAGTAGAAGCACCGGCAAATGGAGATTAGTCAAAATATATGGATTTAGTCTGGATGCCGAATCTATTCATATCGATGCAGATAATGGAGTTATTGGTCATATTTTAAAGACTGGTAAACCATTGCTTGTTACAAATACAGAGGACACTGATTTAAAGTTTTTGTATCCAAATAATTACAACAGCAAATCCTTTATTTCTATTCCCATCTATTTGAATTCTGAGATCATGGGTATCCTGAGTGTATCTGATAAAAAAAACAAAAAAGCTTTTAATAAATCAGATTTGAGTCTTCTTCTAATTATTTCGAATCATATTGTAGAAGCATATAAATCTCTATTATCAAAAGAGCAGGAGAAAAAACTAGAGGCGATCAATCGAGATTTGCAAATCGCGGCTAAGATTCAAATGTATTCTCTACCTGCTATTCCAAAAAGTATCAATGGGTTAGAAGTAGAAACTCTCTATTTATCTTCTAAAGAAATTGGGGGTGATTTTTATGATATGATCTATCATACTGAAAATGAAATTTCTGCCATTATCGCAGACGTATCCGGTAAAGGAATATCTGCCGCACTGTTTATGGAATTCTCAAAAACAATTTTGGCGAGTGAGGTATCACGATTATCCTCTCCTTCTCAAAGTCTACAGAATGCAAATCGCATTATAAAAGAAAAGTTTAATTATATGATGCTTGTAGAAGTGATGCTGATACGAATTTTTATTACAGAAAGAAGAATTGTATTTTCGAGTGCCGGTCATAATCGGCAATTTTACTATCGAAAGTCAAAAGGTAAGGTAATGCTTTTATCGGGAAAGGGAATTCCTCTCGGAACTAGAATGAAAGAGTTTGAAATTTCTGAAAACACGATAGAATACGAGTCTGGAGATATTATCATCCTATATACCGATGGAATTACTGAAACGATGAATCGGAATCGAGAAATGTTTGGAGAAGAAAGGTTTATTGAGCTAATTGAGAATAATGCAGATAAACCGCTTGGTGAACTAAAGGACATTATTAAAAAAACAACCGATATCTTTCGTGGTAGATACGATATGCTAGAAGACGATTACACTTTAATGTTGATTCGGTTAAACTAAATTTGTTCTTGCGGAGGAATTGCATATCTTTCTTTAAACTCGGAAACTTTTGGTGCCGACAGCATTAAAAAAACTAACAAAATAAATACTGTATATAGAGAATAGGGGTTCTGCCCATTTCCATAACCAATGCAATTTAAAATGGTAGCTCCTTCTAAAATGGAAAACTGAATCATTTTAAAGCTAGTAAAATTGGATAGTTTCTTTTGTAGATTATCTTGCCTTTTGTTTGGTTTTATTAGAATACCAATTAAGAAGAAGGAAAATACAATTGCCATAAAACCAATTCCCGGAAAAAGAAAGTTTAGAGGTTGAGGAAATGATATCTCCAATCTAGAAATAAATAGGAGTATTCCAACAATCGCAATCGTTCCAGAGAAAATTGCAAAATGTATGATTCTTAGAGCAGTAAGTTTTGATTCGAGTGCTGACTTCATTTTTTATTCCTAACAGTTAATTTTACTTTCCTCTTTACATAATCTAATATTAAATATTTTCAGTAAAGTATGAATAAAATATTTTTTTACACCTCAGTGAAGATTATTTGTATTTTTTTATTTATAGTCTCCTGCTCGAAGGGCAGCCCGAATCAAAAAGAGATACTAGCATTACAGGAGAATTCGAATATTTCGGATGAAGAGGCACTTTATGGAATAAGTAGAATCATTTTCGGAGATACTTTAAAAAGCTTTAAGGCTGAAAAAAACTCTTCCGAGAAACAAGATGTAACAATTGAATATGGTGGAAATAGAGCCTACACTTTTTATACAGAAGGAAATTATAGCGAGCGAATTCAGTTTGATACAGTTCGATTTATTCTATTGTATGCGAATGCAGCAAAAAAAAGAAATCTTGGTAACATGCGGGTATCCGTTGTTAAGCCCTACTATGTAAAAGAGCCAGAAGCAAAAAAAGAAGTCACCGAGGAATTTGAAGTTTTTCGTGCTAGTATTTCCGTTTCCGATTTAGAGAAGATATCGGGTTGGAATAATCAAAAGCTTTTGAATGACAATAGAAATGTAAATAATCCAAATGTAATAGAGACTTTTAATCAAGTGCGATTACGTTGGAAAATTGAGTTGAATGAACTAAGCCGAATTGAGTTAAAGTAATACTATGAAAAAGAAAATAATTTATACTATTTGTATTCTATTTGTTCTCTTGCAGTTTATACCGATTAATCGCAAGAACCCACCGGTCGAAGCAGAAATTATTGCTCATGAAAGAGTTAAATCAATTTTAAAAAGATCTTGTTATGATTGCCATTCGAATGAGACAAAGTATCCGGCTTATTCTTATATCTTTCCTGCCTCTGTTTTTTTAGCCCATCATGTGGAGGAAGGTAGAGAAGAATTAAATTTCTCTTCCTGGGAATCACTTTCCTCCTCTAAGAAAGCAAAAAAGGCGACTGAAATAGCGGAAGAAGTCGAAAAAAAAGAAATGCCACTTTCTTCTTATACGCTATTGCATAGATCTGCTGTTCTTTCAGAAGAGGAAATCAGTGTAATAAAAAGTTGGGCGCAGACAATAGAAAAGGGTAATGAATCAGGAAACTGAAATTCAAACAGTTCTTGCTTTCCGAAAGAAAATAGCCACAGATCCTAATTGGAATTCGTGGAAATTTCAGTTACAAAATAGAATCAAGCGAGAGGATTTAGAAAAATTCTTTGTTCTTTCTGATTTAGAAAAAAAGGGAATTCGAGATTCTATACGTTTAAATGTTGGGGCTACTCCTTATTATGCTCTATTGGCTGATCCTCAAGATACCGCCTGCCCAATTCGTAAGACGATTATCCCGGGATTAGGTGAGACGATTCTTTCTCCTGAAGAGTCACCGGATCCACTTCACGAAGAAAGACTTTCACCCGTAAAAGGTCTGACTCGAATGTATGATGATAGGGTATTGCTTTTTTCAAATCAGGAATGCTCCGTCTATTGCAGGCATTGTATGAGAGGGAGAAAGGTCTCTTTTAATGAAGAGCGTATGGATAAGGATGATTTGGACGCAGCATTTCATTATCTAATTTCACATCCTGAGATTTCTGATGTTGTCATCTCCGGAGGGGATCCCTTAAACTTATCCGATTCTAGAATAGACTATATCTTAGAAAATCTAGAAAAAATTCCTAGTATTAAGATTTGTAGAATAGGAACTAGAAATTTAGTTACTCTACCTATGCGGATAACAGACGATCTCTGTAAAATCATTGAATCGCATAATAACGATAATCTTTCCATTTTTTGCAATACCCATTTTAATCATGAAAAAGAATGCACGCAGGAATCTAAGGCAGCCATTCTGAAATTGATTAAGTGCGGAGTAAGCGTTGGCAATCAATGCGTTATCCTAAAAGGTATAAACGATTCAGGCGAATCGATGTTAGCCCTTCATAAAAAGTTATTAGAAATGCGAGTCAGAGCATACTATATGTATGACCCTGAAATTATTCCCGGTTCTAGAAGTTTTAGAACTCCATTAGCAAAAGGTTATGAAATCATTGAATACATGCGGGGAAAAATTTCAGGAATGGGAATTCCTCAATTTGTAAATGATTTACCCGGTGGTGGTGGAAAGATTACTCTTACACCTAGATGGTATTATGGATTTCACAGAGAATCAAGACAGCATATATTTAAGTCAGCGCTAAGAGGAACGTTTCATTTGAGTCCCGAGCCATTTGATTCTAAGTATGATGATAAATACGAAGAAGTTGATTTAGTTCTCTGGGAGAAAATAAAAAACGAAGCTAAATCAGTCCACAATGCCTAAAAGAAAAGTAATTCTACTTGCAGATATTTATGATTCACTGCCAGAGGTAAGCTTTAAACAGAAGCAAGAATGGGAAAGTCAAAAGAGTATCGACTATTTAATGAAAACCATATCCTCCTTGGGCTATGATTCTATCTTAATTGAACCTAAGCTTTCTAAGACAAAAGTTCTAAATGCAATCAAAGATATATTAGAAACTGGTAATATACAAAATACAATTTTATTCAATTTAGTAGAAGGATTCGAATCTAGAAATAGGGAAGGTTATATTCCTTCTATTGGCGAATTTATGGGAATCCCATTTACTGGTTCAGATACTTATGCGCAAACTGTTTCTCTCGATAAAGGTCTAATGAAGCTGATTTGTAAGGGAGCAAGAATTCCCACTAAGAGTTTTCATGTGATTGAAAAAATAGAAGATTTATCGGATACGATTGATTATCCTGTATTTCTTAAGCCAAATGGAGAAGGATCTAGCCTTGGCATCAATGAAACA
It encodes the following:
- a CDS encoding caspase family protein, with the protein product MLLSFSSDGSLRYWDKDTGKLLLTQLLFKEGESIYYTADGYFDFTDKKVMDYIAYTSPSIQSGFIDLQDLWEDYKRDDLKESVLAGRFKPKKGSNLIRSVETTPVIKTLFDPQKTISPDKDNYPMRIQVSEKGSRLGSVVVFVNGVQVVNTKLSEESTEKDMEIKEEETLDGKSFQLKFPVPLNYGTNRVEIKAYNEFGIPQSYPAFDLERRTPANLVLPKPNLYVLSVGVNEYQKNKLKFSVKDAEAMAEVLSKNGKELYSAIHVKKLLDKDATKKGIEDALADIARNAKPEDVVLIYLSGHGNNASSREVKSLFYFVPFDFNWSSDSQAEYVAREQGIDAEYLNETFTKIKSHKVILILDACHSGSIQTAMLAKGEDETKASRKAMDRMANGTGRFIFASSAGNELSREHSEAGHGLYTYVLLNALGKNTDKKIPNADYINADGFIYLSEIRSYIEQKFEDQTEKYLTGVRQSPPSMSLGRTGMHERVNDFPLLKVK
- a CDS encoding SpoIIE family protein phosphatase, giving the protein MSRKQISFDRIFQITSIINSSQDLKSLLDTIMETIKDVLDTEGCSLLLYIKEEDCLIFHTSRGEKSDLLPSLKVPKGKGIAGLVLETLEPIIANDAESDPRIYREIDRSVGFVTRNLICVPMIAQGDVQGVVEAVNTVDRQCFDENDVHLLQNLSDMAAIAIRNRILMDELQEKFNEINCLLKVSQALQTIPSLEYFLEIAFHSTLDLIQVERFSFAYKSRSTGKWRLVKIYGFSLDAESIHIDADNGVIGHILKTGKPLLVTNTEDTDLKFLYPNNYNSKSFISIPIYLNSEIMGILSVSDKKNKKAFNKSDLSLLLIISNHIVEAYKSLLSKEQEKKLEAINRDLQIAAKIQMYSLPAIPKSINGLEVETLYLSSKEIGGDFYDMIYHTENEISAIIADVSGKGISAALFMEFSKTILASEVSRLSSPSQSLQNANRIIKEKFNYMMLVEVMLIRIFITERRIVFSSAGHNRQFYYRKSKGKVMLLSGKGIPLGTRMKEFEISENTIEYESGDIIILYTDGITETMNRNREMFGEERFIELIENNADKPLGELKDIIKKTTDIFRGRYDMLEDDYTLMLIRLN
- a CDS encoding heme-binding domain-containing protein, with the protein product MKKKIIYTICILFVLLQFIPINRKNPPVEAEIIAHERVKSILKRSCYDCHSNETKYPAYSYIFPASVFLAHHVEEGREELNFSSWESLSSSKKAKKATEIAEEVEKKEMPLSSYTLLHRSAVLSEEEISVIKSWAQTIEKGNESGN
- a CDS encoding KamA family radical SAM protein; protein product: MNQETEIQTVLAFRKKIATDPNWNSWKFQLQNRIKREDLEKFFVLSDLEKKGIRDSIRLNVGATPYYALLADPQDTACPIRKTIIPGLGETILSPEESPDPLHEERLSPVKGLTRMYDDRVLLFSNQECSVYCRHCMRGRKVSFNEERMDKDDLDAAFHYLISHPEISDVVISGGDPLNLSDSRIDYILENLEKIPSIKICRIGTRNLVTLPMRITDDLCKIIESHNNDNLSIFCNTHFNHEKECTQESKAAILKLIKCGVSVGNQCVILKGINDSGESMLALHKKLLEMRVRAYYMYDPEIIPGSRSFRTPLAKGYEIIEYMRGKISGMGIPQFVNDLPGGGGKITLTPRWYYGFHRESRQHIFKSALRGTFHLSPEPFDSKYDDKYEEVDLVLWEKIKNEAKSVHNA